Proteins from one Cryptomeria japonica chromosome 4, Sugi_1.0, whole genome shotgun sequence genomic window:
- the LOC131050918 gene encoding abscisic acid and environmental stress-inducible protein TAS14 produces MADSNAPEQQDRGLFGKNKDEKTAQQQQHGECGIGEKKGGGLVDKIKENLPGQKKEGQVIHEDKQEKQGGGMMDKVKEKFPGQKKEGL; encoded by the coding sequence ATGGCGGATTCAAATGCACCAGAGCAGCAGGATCGTGGCCTGTTTGGGAAAAACAAAGACGAAAAGACGGCACAGCAGCAGCAGCATGGTGAGTGTGGGATTGGAGAGAAGAAAGGAGGAGGTTTGGTAGACAAGATAAAAGAGAATCTTCCTGGGCAGAAGAAAGAAGGGCAAGTGATCCATGAAGACAAACAAGAGAAGCAAGGAGGAGGGATGATGGACAAGGTTAAGGAAAAGTTTCCTGGACAAAAGAAAGAAGGCCTGTAG